CCTAGCATAGAAAAAGATGTTTATTCTTTCTTTATGTAGAGAGGGAAAAAGACCAAAAGGAGAAAAGTTGTGTATTAGGGTAGTCCCAACTCCAAAACCTAAGTAGCTGCTATATTATCAAGATTGTCATATATTTTCTATTACATCTGTCTAGGATTAATCAGAATAGGTTTCCTAAAAAACTATAGATTCTGCTAGTTCAATTTAGAGTCACCTCCTATCTTAGATTTTCTAAATTCTAGTCATCCTTATTACAAAGCTATCATGGTCTCGCAGAATCTATAGTTGAGAGTTGTTTAAACCAAATATATTTTAGTTTTTTCACAATCATCAACACGTAGTAGCTTTTTTCACAACTTATAGTTAGAATTATATTTTTAGAAAATTGAACCAAATAGATCCTCGATTAAATCTGACTAACTTTAGATATGATAAATTATGACAAGTTAGGCATTCATCCAAACGCTTCTTAAATTTCGTCATCTCTTCTATCCCCGGCACTTTCTCTCTTCCTCGATTTCTTGTCTCCGTATATAATTTGCAGCGATGCTGGCAATAGGTGTGGCCTTGTGATGGGGCAGGCACCTGAGTCTCTGGGAGCAGAGCGTGGAGGGCTGGAGCCCGGAGGTGCATGACGGGCCAACTGCGGGTGGCGGGTCGGATGGGCTGGGCGCGACTGGCCAGGGCCCAGGGCGCGCGCACGATGACACGGTCTGACGAAGTGACGAGGGACCAACGAAAGATATATGGCCCTGCAAAATGTGTTGGAAGAAATCATATGTGCCCCCCAACGCGAAATGTGGACTACTGACACTACAAAAATGTGCCAACAAATAAAtaaattggtttagaccaataaGTTTTATGCATAAAGGATACATTAAAGATACTATTTTGTCCCATAAAAATCAAAGTATAAGTGAAGAGGGACAAAAATTAGACTTTGCGTGTCAAAACTGATACACGTTAAGTGGATTTTCAATCATAAAAAcatattttctactatctccattTGTTTTTATAACGTTGGATAGTGCAAATTTAGACTAGAAAACATCAAACCAAAAAAAATGGAGGGACTTTCTCTCTATCTTGCTACTCGCGTCTGTCGGAGTTGGCCCTCCTTTCTCCGCATCCGGCAATAGGGGAAAATCACGATATGACTTCccttagaccaactccagcaacACTCCCTATCCCACTCCGCATCCGCATTATACACGCTCTGAGTCACTATTTCGCTCTCCAGCAGCCTCCGCATCCGTCTCCGCAAAACACACGCCGTGTACCTGCACTCCTCTTTTCCacggtttctctctcctctccgcacAAGACTGCATGCGCTCGCGGCTGCTCGCGGGGCCCAGCTGTCATAGACTGCATGCGGAGTGCAAATACGGAGTCTGCTGGAAACGGGGACGGATACGGAGAGGAGAGACTGTTGGCCGTGCTAAATACGGATACGGAGAGGGagtctgctggagttggtcttacCTGTCAATGAATTTTAGGAAGGAGACGAACAACAGTTATGCCTTCATCAACTTCACCATGACAGAGGTGGCTTGCCGGCACGGCAAACGCCGCCCGACCCGAGTTAGCCTAGCCCCAAGGAGAGACACTCTCCCACAGGGGCTACTATATATCGATATCGTAGGATAGGATACGAGCTCCGCGATCTCTGGCTGTCCGAGACAGTGTCCATGTGAGCTCCATGCCCCTGACGCCTTCGCTCGGCACATCTGAACCCTGCCCGCTTCAATGCGCTAGGATCGGTAGAACAGGTCTAGCTACTGCGCTACTTAATTAATGTACGACCCGCATCCATCCTTTACGTGTGCCACTGCGACTTGGCACAGCAGTGATACGGATGCGCTTCAGTTATATCTCAGCAAGAGTCAGATCTACACGAAGCTGGTCACGAAGGAGAACAAGAAGCGAGCAACAATGAAAACTCTCCAacaccaaaaaagaaaaagaaaaaaaaagaaatccTCTGTACATACATGACAACAACCGAGCAACAATGGCCCCATGCATCCAAATGTAACGCACGCACGCAAGCACACGCAGGCGGTAGTAGTAGTATAACGACGACGGAGAGAGAACTCAAGTGAAGAACAAAACGGCGAGGGCagcaggcgcgcgcgcgcgcgtgtttcGCTTTCGCTCTAGCTAGTGGGTGTAGGTGCAGGCCTTGGCGAGGGAGACGGGCCTGCCGAGCCTGGTCTGGTCCATGGTGACGCGGCACCGCGCCTCGGTGTAGAACTTGGGGGCGACGAGCCTGCCCAGCACGAACGCGCGCGACCgcagccgcaccgccagctgcagCGGCACGGGCGGCGGCGGCACCACCACCGCCGGCGCGCGCTTCCTGGGCGGCGGCAGCGTCGTCGCGGTGCTGCTCAGGCCCGACCCGCCGCCGTACAGCGGCACCTTGTcgcccaccaccgccaccgccagccCGCGCTGGCTCTTCCGCGGCTGGTAGAAATACTTGATCTGCATGCAATGCAACGCGACAACAACCGAGTCCGGCCCGTCAGATAATATTGAGATGCCAGGCCCAGGATGCGGGGGCCATGCAGTGCAGTGCAGCCGTGCGGGAAACTGCAAGGCATGAGAGCTGTGTTGTGTCTGCTCGAGTTTCCACGGCACACGGGCCGGTGGCGCTGGTGGCTCTCTCTGTGTTCCTCTGTTCCCGTCACAAGTCGCTATCGGCGGCTACTGCCTACTGCTATGCTACCGCGTGTTGTTCGGGTCAATGTCAGTGACTCTGTGTGCAGCTGTACTCCACTCTCCGTATATATCTATTTATCTATCTATGAAATCTACTGGTACTACCAACGAAAGAAAGACCCGTACCTTGCTCTGTTCTTACACTATATGTATGCTAACAATGCATATGGTTAAAAAAAAAACAGAGTAACAATGCATATCGTAAAGACAAAATTCAGAAGGTGTTTGACTTACATCGCCCGACGCGAGCTGGAGCTGGGTGTAGTGGAGCGTGACGGGGTCGGCGGAGACGTGGACGCCGAAGAAGGTGCCGGCGTTGCGGAAGGCGAGGGCGACGGTGGCGTTGAGCGAGGCCATCTCGGTGGGCACGAGCGACGCGTCGGTGCCGGCCTGGACGACGAAGCGGTGGAAGGTGACGGAGCGCAGGGTGACGACGGGGCGCTGGGCGCGGCTGGCGCCCCACAGGACGAGCGCGAAGAGGAAGAAGAGCGCGAGGAAGGCGCCCGCGAAGCCCAGCGCGTAGCGCGCCCTCTTAGGGATCGCGCTGAGCGCGCCGCGGCTGgtgccgtcgccgtcgtcgtcgtcggacaTGCCGAGGAGACCCTCCTCCTCGATGGCCGCCTCCTTCATCCACGGGCtgccgcgccgccgcccgccggcgccggcgccggggaCGGGGAcagcgacggaggaggaggcggcctTGGCGGAGGAGAAGCGGGAGGACGAGGAGGAGTCCCTTGACGCCCGGCCCAGCGACCGCGGCGGGGACGCCGCCGGGGACGAGTGGAAGGAGGACGCGGCCGTCTTGTTCTCGCCGTCGTCGTGGCTCGGCGACTGCACGTAGTAGGCCGCCGCCATGCTGGACGTCGCCTCCGAGTCCGTCTTGGCGTGCCGGTGCGGGGGCTGCTGCGCCATCGCGGCTGGCTCCTCCGGCCTGCGGGGGGCGTGGGTGCGAACTGCGTGTGCACTGTGCGGGGGGTAGTGGAAAGGTGGAGGTGCACTCGGTCAGGTCAGCGGGCGGTAGAAGTAGTAGACGAGGAGGGTGGGGGTGGGGTGGGAGGGAATTGTGTGTGCGCGCCCACCACTCCGCGACTCACACACACACTCACGGTCGGTGAACCTAAACCGTTGAACGGGTCCGTGTGTTGTGTGCGGCTGCCGGCTGGGCAAACCGAGAACCGTGTGTCGCAGGAAGAGAGACGTGCAGCACTGGTCTGAATGACTAGAGATCAGGGTCACTCCCGATGGCAACCCCGCACCTAACAGTTTTCCGTTGACGGACGAGCTTGTACGGTCTGAATACAGCAAGCAGCATCGAGATGGGCCTCTCTGTGACGTCCGCCCATGTGAAGATTGCTTGCCGGGCGGCTACAGCAGGAATGGTCTACAGCCCGGGTATTAGCTGGCTGATTAGGAAACGTCGTCAGGATCGGACGGAACAGAGTACCCCCAGTGCACTTCACTTCGGTCAGTTGGGACTCGGCCTTATCCGATCGGGCCATTTCGCGCCTTCCGTAA
This portion of the Zea mays cultivar B73 chromosome 2, Zm-B73-REFERENCE-NAM-5.0, whole genome shotgun sequence genome encodes:
- the LOC100383970 gene encoding uncharacterized protein LOC100383970, with the protein product MAQQPPHRHAKTDSEATSSMAAAYYVQSPSHDDGENKTAASSFHSSPAASPPRSLGRASRDSSSSSRFSSAKAASSSVAVPVPGAGAGGRRRGSPWMKEAAIEEEGLLGMSDDDDGDGTSRGALSAIPKRARYALGFAGAFLALFFLFALVLWGASRAQRPVVTLRSVTFHRFVVQAGTDASLVPTEMASLNATVALAFRNAGTFFGVHVSADPVTLHYTQLQLASGDIKYFYQPRKSQRGLAVAVVGDKVPLYGGGSGLSSTATTLPPPRKRAPAVVVPPPPVPLQLAVRLRSRAFVLGRLVAPKFYTEARCRVTMDQTRLGRPVSLAKACTYTH